In Populus trichocarpa isolate Nisqually-1 chromosome 16, P.trichocarpa_v4.1, whole genome shotgun sequence, a genomic segment contains:
- the LOC7464047 gene encoding alpha-L-arabinofuranosidase 1 isoform X1 — protein sequence MGEKMSSCKASCSVLLACFIVGLCSVCQCSAAEVDANQTANLIINGSSTRPIPETLFGIFFEEINHAGAGGIWAELVNNRGFEAGGQNTPSNIAPWSIIGDQSSLIVSTDRSSCFERNKVALRMDVLCDSTGGNICPAGGVGIYNPGFWGMNIEQGKAYKVVLYVRSLGSINVSVSLTSSDGSQILASANIVDSDVSNWTKAEVLLEAKGTNPNSRLQLTTSRKGVIWFDQVSAMPLDTYKGHGFRNELIEMIDDIKPQFVRFPGGCFVEGEWLRNAFRWKESIGPWEERPGHFGDVWMYWTDDGLGYFEFLQLTEDLGARPIWVFNNGISHQDQVDTTAVSPFVQEALDGLEFARGDSNSKWGSVRAAMGHPEPFDLKYVAVGNEDCGKKNYRGNYLKFYNAIRSAYPDIKIISNCDGSSRSLDHPADYYDYHVYTSASSLFSMTRQFDRTSRTGPKAFVSEYAVTGKDAGTGSLLAALAEAGFLIGLEKNSDIVEMASYAPLFVNANDRRWNPDAIVFNSSMHYGTPSYWVQKFFRESSGATLLDAKLQTNSSTLVASAITWQNSDGKTYLKIKIVNFGNSKVNLKVSIDGLGLSSQLSGSTKTVLTSSNLMDENSFANPKKVVPAQTMLENADKDMDVVLSPYSLTSFDLLTESNNIRMPQTDSLSRSSI from the exons ATGGGTGAGAAGATGAGTAGTTGCAAGGCCTCTTGCAGTGTTCTTTTGGCGTGCTTCATTGTTGGTCTTTGTTCTGTGTGCCAATGTTCTGCTGCTGAAGTTGATGCAAACCAGACAGCAAACTTGATCATCAATGGCTCCAGTACCCGGCCTATTCCTGAAACACTCTTTGGAATTTTCTTCGAG GAGATAAACCATGCTGGAGCTGGTGGGATATGGGCAGAGCTTGTAAACAATCGGG GTTTTGAAGCCGGGGGCCAAAACACTCCCTCAAATATTGCTCCCTGGTCTATCATTGGTGATCAGTCATCTTTAATTGTATCTACTGACCGTTCTTCTTGCTTCGAGCGAAACAAGGTTGCTCTCCGAATGGATGTGCTCTGTGACAGCACGGGCGGTAATATTTGCCCAGCTGGTGGAGTTGGTATATACAATCCAGGGTTTTGGGGCATG AATATTGAACAAGGGAAGGCCTATAAAGTGGTTCTTTATGTCCGTTCTCTGGGATCAATCAATGTTTCTGTATCATTGACGAGCTCAGATGGGTCGCAGATATTGGCATCTGCTAACATTGT AGATTCTGATGTTTCAAACTGGACAAAGGCTGAGGTTCTATTGGAAGCCAAAGGAACAAATCCTAATTCAAGGCTTCAATTGACTACATCCAGAAAAGGTGTAATATGGTTTGATCAAGTGTCAGCTATGCCTCTGGACACATACAAG GGGCATGGTTTCCGAAATGAGCTCATTGAAATGATCGATGATATAAAACCCCAATTTGTCAGATTTCCAG GTGGCTGCTTTGTTGAGGGTGAATGGTTGAGAAACGCATTTCGCTGGAAGGAAAGCATTGGACCCTGGGAGGAGAGACCTGGGCACTTTGGTGATGTTTGGATGTATTGGACTGATGATGGACTTGGATACTTTGAGTTTCTTCAA TTAACTGAAGATCTTGGTGCACGGCCAATATGGGTGTTCAACAATG GAATCAGTCATCAGGATCAAGTTGATACTACTGCAGTCTCACCTTTTGTACAA GAAGCCCTTGATGGTCTTGAGTTTGCCAGAGGCGATTCTAATTCTAAGTGGGGTTCTGTCAGAGCCGCAATGGGGCATCCAGAGCCTTTTGACTTGAAATATGTTGCTGTTGGGAATGAGGATTGCGGGAAGAAGAATTACCGAG GAAATTATCTCAAGTTCTACAATGCCATAAGAAGTGCCTATCctgacatcaaaataatctcaaaCTGTGATGGGTCTTCTCGTTCTTTGGATCACCCAGCTGATTACTATGATTATCAT GTTTACACATCTGCCAGCAGCCTGTTTTCTATGACTCGTCAGTTTGATCGCACATCCCGCACTGGTCCAAAG GCTTTTGTGAGCGAGTATGCTGTGACCGGAAAAGATGCGGGCACAGGAAGTCTTTTAGCTGCACTCGCTGAAGCTGGTTTCCTTATTGGGCTGGAAAAGAACAG CGATATTGTAGAGATGGCAAGCTATGCACCACTTTTTGTGAATGCCAATGATAGAAG GTGGAATCCAGATGCGATTGTCTTCAACTCGTCAATGCACTATGGAACTCCGAGCTACTGGGTGCAAAAATTCTTCAGAGAGTCAAGTGGAGCAACTCTTCTTGACGCTAAACTACAAACAAATTCCTCTACACTTGTTGCATCTGCAATTACTTGGCAAAATTCAGATGGCAAAACTTACCTGAAAATAAAG ATTGTGAATTTTGGGAACAGCAAAGTGAATCTCAAAGTTTCCATTGATGGATTGGGGCTCAGCTCACAATTGTCTGGATCAACAAAAACTGTGCTCACTTCTTCTAACTTAATGGACGAGAATTCCTTCGCGAATCCAAAAAAG GTGGTGCCAGCACAAACTATGCTCGAGAATGCTGACAAAGACATGGATGTTGTACTCTCTCCATATTCCTTAActtcatttgatttgttaacagaatcaaacaatatCAGGATGCCACAAACTGATTCTCTCTCAAGatcatcaatttag
- the LOC7464047 gene encoding alpha-L-arabinofuranosidase 1 isoform X2 — translation MGEKMSSCKASCSVLLACFIVGLCSVCQCSAAEVDANQTANLIINGSSTRPIPETLFGIFFEEINHAGAGGIWAELVNNRGFEAGGQNTPSNIAPWSIIGDQSSLIVSTDRSSCFERNKVALRMDVLCDSTGGNICPAGGVGIYNPGFWGMNIEQGKAYKVVLYVRSLGSINVSVSLTSSDGSQILASANIVDSDVSNWTKAEVLLEAKGTNPNSRLQLTTSRKGVIWFDQVSAMPLDTYKGHGFRNELIEMIDDIKPQFVRFPGGCFVEGEWLRNAFRWKESIGPWEERPGHFGDVWMYWTDDGLGYFEFLQLTEDLGARPIWVFNNGISHQDQVDTTAVSPFVQEALDGLEFARGDSNSKWGSVRAAMGHPEPFDLKYVAVGNEDCGKKNYRGNYLKFYNAIRSAYPDIKIISNCDGSSRSLDHPADYYDYHVYTSASSLFSMTRQFDRTSRTGPKAFVSEYAVTGKDAGTGSLLAALAEAGFLIGLEKNSDIVEMASYAPLFVNANDRRWNPDAIVFNSSMHYGTPSYWVQKFFRESSGATLLDAKLQTNSSTLVASAITWQNSDGKTYLKIKIVNFGNSKVNLKVSIDGLGLSSQLSGSTKTVLTSSNLMDENSFANPKKVSDIFVMTLMNFQWPQNLSIPVYVANLLTVLASSRNAGGASPNYAREC, via the exons ATGGGTGAGAAGATGAGTAGTTGCAAGGCCTCTTGCAGTGTTCTTTTGGCGTGCTTCATTGTTGGTCTTTGTTCTGTGTGCCAATGTTCTGCTGCTGAAGTTGATGCAAACCAGACAGCAAACTTGATCATCAATGGCTCCAGTACCCGGCCTATTCCTGAAACACTCTTTGGAATTTTCTTCGAG GAGATAAACCATGCTGGAGCTGGTGGGATATGGGCAGAGCTTGTAAACAATCGGG GTTTTGAAGCCGGGGGCCAAAACACTCCCTCAAATATTGCTCCCTGGTCTATCATTGGTGATCAGTCATCTTTAATTGTATCTACTGACCGTTCTTCTTGCTTCGAGCGAAACAAGGTTGCTCTCCGAATGGATGTGCTCTGTGACAGCACGGGCGGTAATATTTGCCCAGCTGGTGGAGTTGGTATATACAATCCAGGGTTTTGGGGCATG AATATTGAACAAGGGAAGGCCTATAAAGTGGTTCTTTATGTCCGTTCTCTGGGATCAATCAATGTTTCTGTATCATTGACGAGCTCAGATGGGTCGCAGATATTGGCATCTGCTAACATTGT AGATTCTGATGTTTCAAACTGGACAAAGGCTGAGGTTCTATTGGAAGCCAAAGGAACAAATCCTAATTCAAGGCTTCAATTGACTACATCCAGAAAAGGTGTAATATGGTTTGATCAAGTGTCAGCTATGCCTCTGGACACATACAAG GGGCATGGTTTCCGAAATGAGCTCATTGAAATGATCGATGATATAAAACCCCAATTTGTCAGATTTCCAG GTGGCTGCTTTGTTGAGGGTGAATGGTTGAGAAACGCATTTCGCTGGAAGGAAAGCATTGGACCCTGGGAGGAGAGACCTGGGCACTTTGGTGATGTTTGGATGTATTGGACTGATGATGGACTTGGATACTTTGAGTTTCTTCAA TTAACTGAAGATCTTGGTGCACGGCCAATATGGGTGTTCAACAATG GAATCAGTCATCAGGATCAAGTTGATACTACTGCAGTCTCACCTTTTGTACAA GAAGCCCTTGATGGTCTTGAGTTTGCCAGAGGCGATTCTAATTCTAAGTGGGGTTCTGTCAGAGCCGCAATGGGGCATCCAGAGCCTTTTGACTTGAAATATGTTGCTGTTGGGAATGAGGATTGCGGGAAGAAGAATTACCGAG GAAATTATCTCAAGTTCTACAATGCCATAAGAAGTGCCTATCctgacatcaaaataatctcaaaCTGTGATGGGTCTTCTCGTTCTTTGGATCACCCAGCTGATTACTATGATTATCAT GTTTACACATCTGCCAGCAGCCTGTTTTCTATGACTCGTCAGTTTGATCGCACATCCCGCACTGGTCCAAAG GCTTTTGTGAGCGAGTATGCTGTGACCGGAAAAGATGCGGGCACAGGAAGTCTTTTAGCTGCACTCGCTGAAGCTGGTTTCCTTATTGGGCTGGAAAAGAACAG CGATATTGTAGAGATGGCAAGCTATGCACCACTTTTTGTGAATGCCAATGATAGAAG GTGGAATCCAGATGCGATTGTCTTCAACTCGTCAATGCACTATGGAACTCCGAGCTACTGGGTGCAAAAATTCTTCAGAGAGTCAAGTGGAGCAACTCTTCTTGACGCTAAACTACAAACAAATTCCTCTACACTTGTTGCATCTGCAATTACTTGGCAAAATTCAGATGGCAAAACTTACCTGAAAATAAAG ATTGTGAATTTTGGGAACAGCAAAGTGAATCTCAAAGTTTCCATTGATGGATTGGGGCTCAGCTCACAATTGTCTGGATCAACAAAAACTGTGCTCACTTCTTCTAACTTAATGGACGAGAATTCCTTCGCGAATCCAAAAAAGGTTTCTGACATCTTTGTCATGACCCTCATGAATTTTCAATGGC CTCAGAACCTTTCAATTCCAGTTTATGTAGCAAATCTGCTAACTGTCTTGGCTTCTTCACGTAATGCAGGTGGTGCCAGCCCAAACTATGCTCGAGAATGCTGA
- the LOC7464047 gene encoding alpha-L-arabinofuranosidase 1 isoform X4 — MGEKMSSCKASCSVLLACFIVGLCSVCQCSAAEVDANQTANLIINGSSTRPIPETLFGIFFEEINHAGAGGIWAELVNNRGFEAGGQNTPSNIAPWSIIGDQSSLIVSTDRSSCFERNKVALRMDVLCDSTGGNICPAGGVGIYNPGFWGMNIEQGKAYKVVLYVRSLGSINVSVSLTSSDGSQILASANIVDSDVSNWTKAEVLLEAKGTNPNSRLQLTTSRKGVIWFDQVSAMPLDTYKGHGFRNELIEMIDDIKPQFVRFPGGCFVEGEWLRNAFRWKESIGPWEERPGHFGDVWMYWTDDGLGYFEFLQLTEDLGARPIWVFNNGISHQDQVDTTAVSPFVQEALDGLEFARGDSNSKWGSVRAAMGHPEPFDLKYVAVGNEDCGKKNYRGNYLKFYNAIRSAYPDIKIISNCDGSSRSLDHPADYYDYHVYTSASSLFSMTRQFDRTSRTGPKAFVSEYAVTGKDAGTGSLLAALAEAGFLIGLEKNSDIVEMASYAPLFVNANDRRWNPDAIVFNSSMHYGTPSYWVQKFFRESSGATLLDAKLQTNSSTLVASAITWQNSDGKTYLKIKIVNFGNSKVNLKVSIDGLGLSSRLSGSTKTVFTSSNVMDENSFVDPKKVVPAQTMLENADKDIDVVLSPCS, encoded by the exons ATGGGTGAGAAGATGAGTAGTTGCAAGGCCTCTTGCAGTGTTCTTTTGGCGTGCTTCATTGTTGGTCTTTGTTCTGTGTGCCAATGTTCTGCTGCTGAAGTTGATGCAAACCAGACAGCAAACTTGATCATCAATGGCTCCAGTACCCGGCCTATTCCTGAAACACTCTTTGGAATTTTCTTCGAG GAGATAAACCATGCTGGAGCTGGTGGGATATGGGCAGAGCTTGTAAACAATCGGG GTTTTGAAGCCGGGGGCCAAAACACTCCCTCAAATATTGCTCCCTGGTCTATCATTGGTGATCAGTCATCTTTAATTGTATCTACTGACCGTTCTTCTTGCTTCGAGCGAAACAAGGTTGCTCTCCGAATGGATGTGCTCTGTGACAGCACGGGCGGTAATATTTGCCCAGCTGGTGGAGTTGGTATATACAATCCAGGGTTTTGGGGCATG AATATTGAACAAGGGAAGGCCTATAAAGTGGTTCTTTATGTCCGTTCTCTGGGATCAATCAATGTTTCTGTATCATTGACGAGCTCAGATGGGTCGCAGATATTGGCATCTGCTAACATTGT AGATTCTGATGTTTCAAACTGGACAAAGGCTGAGGTTCTATTGGAAGCCAAAGGAACAAATCCTAATTCAAGGCTTCAATTGACTACATCCAGAAAAGGTGTAATATGGTTTGATCAAGTGTCAGCTATGCCTCTGGACACATACAAG GGGCATGGTTTCCGAAATGAGCTCATTGAAATGATCGATGATATAAAACCCCAATTTGTCAGATTTCCAG GTGGCTGCTTTGTTGAGGGTGAATGGTTGAGAAACGCATTTCGCTGGAAGGAAAGCATTGGACCCTGGGAGGAGAGACCTGGGCACTTTGGTGATGTTTGGATGTATTGGACTGATGATGGACTTGGATACTTTGAGTTTCTTCAA TTAACTGAAGATCTTGGTGCACGGCCAATATGGGTGTTCAACAATG GAATCAGTCATCAGGATCAAGTTGATACTACTGCAGTCTCACCTTTTGTACAA GAAGCCCTTGATGGTCTTGAGTTTGCCAGAGGCGATTCTAATTCTAAGTGGGGTTCTGTCAGAGCCGCAATGGGGCATCCAGAGCCTTTTGACTTGAAATATGTTGCTGTTGGGAATGAGGATTGCGGGAAGAAGAATTACCGAG GAAATTATCTCAAGTTCTACAATGCCATAAGAAGTGCCTATCctgacatcaaaataatctcaaaCTGTGATGGGTCTTCTCGTTCTTTGGATCACCCAGCTGATTACTATGATTATCAT GTTTACACATCTGCCAGCAGCCTGTTTTCTATGACTCGTCAGTTTGATCGCACATCCCGCACTGGTCCAAAG GCTTTTGTGAGCGAGTATGCTGTGACCGGAAAAGATGCGGGCACAGGAAGTCTTTTAGCTGCACTCGCTGAAGCTGGTTTCCTTATTGGGCTGGAAAAGAACAG CGATATTGTAGAGATGGCAAGCTATGCACCACTTTTTGTGAATGCCAATGATAGAAG GTGGAATCCAGATGCGATTGTCTTCAACTCGTCAATGCACTATGGAACTCCGAGCTACTGGGTGCAAAAATTCTTCAGAGAGTCAAGTGGAGCAACTCTTCTTGACGCTAAACTACAAACAAATTCCTCTACACTTGTTGCATCTGCAATTACTTGGCAAAATTCAGATGGCAAAACTTACCTGAAAATAAAG aTTGTGAATTTTGGGAACAGCAAAGTGAATCTCAAAGTTTCTATTGATGGATTGGGGCTCAGCTCACGATTGTCTGGATCAACAAAAACTGTGTTCACTTCTTCTAATGTAATGGACGAGAATTCCTTCGTGGATCCAAAAAAG GTGGTGCCAGCCCAAACTATGCTCGAGAATGCTGACAAAGACATTGATGTTGTGCTCTCTCCATGTTCTTGA
- the LOC7464047 gene encoding alpha-L-arabinofuranosidase 1 isoform X3 produces MGEKMSSCKASCSVLLACFIVGLCSVCQCSAAEVDANQTANLIINGSSTRPIPETLFGIFFEEINHAGAGGIWAELVNNRGFEAGGQNTPSNIAPWSIIGDQSSLIVSTDRSSCFERNKVALRMDVLCDSTGGNICPAGGVGIYNPGFWGMNIEQGKAYKVVLYVRSLGSINVSVSLTSSDGSQILASANIVDSDVSNWTKAEVLLEAKGTNPNSRLQLTTSRKGVIWFDQVSAMPLDTYKGHGFRNELIEMIDDIKPQFVRFPGGCFVEGEWLRNAFRWKESIGPWEERPGHFGDVWMYWTDDGLGYFEFLQLTEDLGARPIWVFNNGISHQDQVDTTAVSPFVQEALDGLEFARGDSNSKWGSVRAAMGHPEPFDLKYVAVGNEDCGKKNYRGNYLKFYNAIRSAYPDIKIISNCDGSSRSLDHPADYYDYHVYTSASSLFSMTRQFDRTSRTGPKAFVSEYAVTGKDAGTGSLLAALAEAGFLIGLEKNSDIVEMASYAPLFVNANDRRWNPDAIVFNSSMHYGTPSYWVQKFFRESSGATLLDAKLQTNSSTLVASAITWQNSDGKTYLKIKIVNFGNSKVNLKVSIDGLGLSSQLSGSTKTVLTSSNLMDENSFANPKKVVPAQTMLENADKDIDVVLSPCS; encoded by the exons ATGGGTGAGAAGATGAGTAGTTGCAAGGCCTCTTGCAGTGTTCTTTTGGCGTGCTTCATTGTTGGTCTTTGTTCTGTGTGCCAATGTTCTGCTGCTGAAGTTGATGCAAACCAGACAGCAAACTTGATCATCAATGGCTCCAGTACCCGGCCTATTCCTGAAACACTCTTTGGAATTTTCTTCGAG GAGATAAACCATGCTGGAGCTGGTGGGATATGGGCAGAGCTTGTAAACAATCGGG GTTTTGAAGCCGGGGGCCAAAACACTCCCTCAAATATTGCTCCCTGGTCTATCATTGGTGATCAGTCATCTTTAATTGTATCTACTGACCGTTCTTCTTGCTTCGAGCGAAACAAGGTTGCTCTCCGAATGGATGTGCTCTGTGACAGCACGGGCGGTAATATTTGCCCAGCTGGTGGAGTTGGTATATACAATCCAGGGTTTTGGGGCATG AATATTGAACAAGGGAAGGCCTATAAAGTGGTTCTTTATGTCCGTTCTCTGGGATCAATCAATGTTTCTGTATCATTGACGAGCTCAGATGGGTCGCAGATATTGGCATCTGCTAACATTGT AGATTCTGATGTTTCAAACTGGACAAAGGCTGAGGTTCTATTGGAAGCCAAAGGAACAAATCCTAATTCAAGGCTTCAATTGACTACATCCAGAAAAGGTGTAATATGGTTTGATCAAGTGTCAGCTATGCCTCTGGACACATACAAG GGGCATGGTTTCCGAAATGAGCTCATTGAAATGATCGATGATATAAAACCCCAATTTGTCAGATTTCCAG GTGGCTGCTTTGTTGAGGGTGAATGGTTGAGAAACGCATTTCGCTGGAAGGAAAGCATTGGACCCTGGGAGGAGAGACCTGGGCACTTTGGTGATGTTTGGATGTATTGGACTGATGATGGACTTGGATACTTTGAGTTTCTTCAA TTAACTGAAGATCTTGGTGCACGGCCAATATGGGTGTTCAACAATG GAATCAGTCATCAGGATCAAGTTGATACTACTGCAGTCTCACCTTTTGTACAA GAAGCCCTTGATGGTCTTGAGTTTGCCAGAGGCGATTCTAATTCTAAGTGGGGTTCTGTCAGAGCCGCAATGGGGCATCCAGAGCCTTTTGACTTGAAATATGTTGCTGTTGGGAATGAGGATTGCGGGAAGAAGAATTACCGAG GAAATTATCTCAAGTTCTACAATGCCATAAGAAGTGCCTATCctgacatcaaaataatctcaaaCTGTGATGGGTCTTCTCGTTCTTTGGATCACCCAGCTGATTACTATGATTATCAT GTTTACACATCTGCCAGCAGCCTGTTTTCTATGACTCGTCAGTTTGATCGCACATCCCGCACTGGTCCAAAG GCTTTTGTGAGCGAGTATGCTGTGACCGGAAAAGATGCGGGCACAGGAAGTCTTTTAGCTGCACTCGCTGAAGCTGGTTTCCTTATTGGGCTGGAAAAGAACAG CGATATTGTAGAGATGGCAAGCTATGCACCACTTTTTGTGAATGCCAATGATAGAAG GTGGAATCCAGATGCGATTGTCTTCAACTCGTCAATGCACTATGGAACTCCGAGCTACTGGGTGCAAAAATTCTTCAGAGAGTCAAGTGGAGCAACTCTTCTTGACGCTAAACTACAAACAAATTCCTCTACACTTGTTGCATCTGCAATTACTTGGCAAAATTCAGATGGCAAAACTTACCTGAAAATAAAG ATTGTGAATTTTGGGAACAGCAAAGTGAATCTCAAAGTTTCCATTGATGGATTGGGGCTCAGCTCACAATTGTCTGGATCAACAAAAACTGTGCTCACTTCTTCTAACTTAATGGACGAGAATTCCTTCGCGAATCCAAAAAAG GTGGTGCCAGCCCAAACTATGCTCGAGAATGCTGACAAAGACATTGATGTTGTGCTCTCTCCATGTTCTTGA